The Amblyomma americanum isolate KBUSLIRL-KWMA chromosome 3, ASM5285725v1, whole genome shotgun sequence genome window below encodes:
- the Mob4 gene encoding MOB kinase activator 4 isoform X1: MKMADSAGVLRRNRPGTKAENFSSWPDEPFDEMDSTLAVQQFIQQAIRKDPSNVDEILTPPDGQDEGVWKYEHLRQFCMELNGLAVKLQVCEAECNADSCTQMTATEQWIFLCAAHKTPKECPAIDYTRHTLDGAACLLNSNKYFPSRVSIKDSSVAKLGSVCRRVYRIFSHAYYHHRATFDEFEKQTCLCRRFTTFVTKYNLMSKDNLIVPILDEELTAGESEA, from the exons ATGAAGATGGCTGACAGTGCGGGAGTTCTTCGGCGGAATCGACCGGGAACAAAAGCCGAG aatttctccagctggCCCGATGAGCCGTTTGACGAGATGGATAGCACACTCGCCGTTCAACAG TTCATTCAGCAGGCTATTCGGAAAGACCCGTCGAACGTGGACGAGATTTTGACTCCACCCGACGGCCAGGACGAGGGAGTGTGGAAATACGAGCATTTACG ACAGTTCTGCATGGAATTAAATGGCCTCGCAGTCAAGCTGCAGGTATGTGAG GCAGAGTGCAACGCAGACAGCTGCACCCAAATGACTGCCACAGAACAGTGGATTTTTCTGTGTGCTGCCCACAAGACACCAAAGGAGTGCCCTGCCATCGACTACACGCGGCACACTCTCGATGGAGCTGCGTGTCTCCTCAACAGCAACAAGTACTTTCCAAGCCG GGTTAGCATCAAGGATTCGTCTGTAGCAAAGCTAGGGTCTGTGTGCCGAAGAGTGTATCGGATATTCTCGCATGCATATTACCATCACAGAGCCACCTTTGACGAGTTTGAG AAGCAAACATGCCTATGTCGCCGCTTCACCACCTTTGTGACCAAGTACAATCTGATGTCAAAGGACAATCTCATCGTACCCATTCTCGATGAGGAACTCACCGCTGGTGAAAGTGAAGCCTGA
- the Mob4 gene encoding MOB kinase activator 4 isoform X2, producing the protein MKMADSAGVLRRNRPGTKAENFSSWPDEPFDEMDSTLAVQQFIQQAIRKDPSNVDEILTPPDGQDEGVWKYEHLRQFCMELNGLAVKLQAECNADSCTQMTATEQWIFLCAAHKTPKECPAIDYTRHTLDGAACLLNSNKYFPSRVSIKDSSVAKLGSVCRRVYRIFSHAYYHHRATFDEFEKQTCLCRRFTTFVTKYNLMSKDNLIVPILDEELTAGESEA; encoded by the exons ATGAAGATGGCTGACAGTGCGGGAGTTCTTCGGCGGAATCGACCGGGAACAAAAGCCGAG aatttctccagctggCCCGATGAGCCGTTTGACGAGATGGATAGCACACTCGCCGTTCAACAG TTCATTCAGCAGGCTATTCGGAAAGACCCGTCGAACGTGGACGAGATTTTGACTCCACCCGACGGCCAGGACGAGGGAGTGTGGAAATACGAGCATTTACG ACAGTTCTGCATGGAATTAAATGGCCTCGCAGTCAAGCTGCAG GCAGAGTGCAACGCAGACAGCTGCACCCAAATGACTGCCACAGAACAGTGGATTTTTCTGTGTGCTGCCCACAAGACACCAAAGGAGTGCCCTGCCATCGACTACACGCGGCACACTCTCGATGGAGCTGCGTGTCTCCTCAACAGCAACAAGTACTTTCCAAGCCG GGTTAGCATCAAGGATTCGTCTGTAGCAAAGCTAGGGTCTGTGTGCCGAAGAGTGTATCGGATATTCTCGCATGCATATTACCATCACAGAGCCACCTTTGACGAGTTTGAG AAGCAAACATGCCTATGTCGCCGCTTCACCACCTTTGTGACCAAGTACAATCTGATGTCAAAGGACAATCTCATCGTACCCATTCTCGATGAGGAACTCACCGCTGGTGAAAGTGAAGCCTGA
- the Rpp25 gene encoding ribonuclease P protein subunit Rpp25, which translates to MENYTKGESIEENASPSCFIGLQDDFIHMKVQPNSKLRNLLEYAHKAFKDDAKRQMVFTGSGHALPKTITCAEILKRKHKGIHQVNKVLYKKVEDLWEPKSPELDRLKITREIPTIRILLSKDPVDTAQLGYQAPGCSDGSWSSKQKASKPMKKHFSKRTPRRQKPHQAAAQ; encoded by the exons A TGGAAAACTACACGAAGGGGGAATCAATTGAAGAAAATGCGAGCCCGTCCTGCTTCATCGGTCTTCAAGACGATTTCATTCACATGAAAGTTCAGCCCAACAGCAAGCTCAGAAACTTGCTCGAGTATGCCCACAAAGCGTTCAAG GATGATGCAAAAAGGCAAATGGTTTTCACTGGGTCCGGTCATGCCCTTCCGAAAACCATAACGTGCGCAGAGATACTGAAACGAAAGCATAAG GGCATCCATCAGGTGAACAAGGTTCTGTACAAAAA AGTTGAAGACCTGTGGGAACCCAAGTCGCCAGAACTCGACAGGCTGAAAATAACCCGAGAAATACCAACTATTCGCATTCTGCTCAGCAAGGATCCAGTGGATACTGCGCAGCTGGG GTACCAGGCGCCTGGCTGCAGCGATGGGAGTTGGTCCTCTAAACAGAAGGCGTCAAAGCCTATGAAGAAACACTTTTCAAAGCGAACACCTCGAAGGCAAAAGCCTCACCAAGCTGCTGCTCAGTAG